TTACTTTGAGTCAAAGGGCCTGAAAATGCCCCATTTTAAGTTTCAGGGCCCTGATACATGGGAACCCGGAGCCTGGATGGAAACTGAGTCTGTTCTGGAAAAAATGGGGCAGGTACTTCCTGCTCTTGGGCCTGTCAGGAAGAATCCCTGGTACGGCTGCGAGCCCGGGCTTGTGCTGCCTTCTGATCTGGGGGAAATCGGGTCTGTTGCAGATGAATGCGCTTCTGATTTCGAAAACCTTGAGAAGACAATAAAAACCCTTAATGACCTCTCTGCAACCTCAAAGCCCCAGACACTTAAAGATATTGCAAACATAACCGAAGCTGCAAAACTTATAGGTAAATCAAAACCCCTGCCTGAAAAACTGCTTAAGAACCCGGTGTGGGACTCCGAAGCTTCAATATCCGATGCTGAAGCCCTGGTCTCAAAAATAAGGCAGTATCGGGAACTGAAAACCTTTGTGGACAGGACTTTTCACCTATCGGTTTTTGACTTAGACCCCTCCGAGTTTAAGAGTGTATCCGGCAAGTTTTTTGGCATTTTAAGTTCCAGGTACAGGAAACTAAAAAAGGAGATTTCAGCCTGCTATAACTCAGCTGTTCCCTCAAAAGACAGCCAGATCCTGCTCGACCTTGCCTGCGTTTCCGAGTTAAAGGCACGCATGCAGGAGCTTGAAGGCGCTGAGATGCCTGGCAAAAAGTTTTTTGGAGAGTACTGGAAGGGCCTTGAAAGCGATCCTGTCCTGCTGGAAGAGTACTGCAGGTGGATGGCTCCTTTCCGCAGGTACGTCAGGGAAGGTACTCTAACCGAAAGATCAGTAAGGCTGGTCGGAGGCGGGGTTGACGCAACAGCCCTTGAGTCTGCTATAAACGAAGTCCTGACAGCAAAACAGGTTTTTCTTTCTTCTCTCGAAAATTTCGGGCCTCTTATAGGGGCAGATTTCGGGAAAATGTTCGGAAGCGACCTGGAGGCCGTAAAGCTCAACCAGTTAAAGTCCCGTGTGAACAGATGGAAAGATGAGACTTCTTCCCTTGTTTTCTGGAGCCAGTACCTGGGATACAGGCAGGCTTGTCTTGAAACGCTTGCTTCCCCTATGATGGAGGATCTGGAAGCCGGGAAAATAGAGCCTGAAAACTTGGTCCCGACTTTTGAAGGAAACTATGCTGAAAGCATGCTGCATCGGGCTTTTAGAGAAAGGCCGGAACTCTCTGCTTTTATCCGGGAACTTCATGAAAGCAAGATCAGCAAGTTCACCGAGCTTGACAAAAAAGTCCTGCTTGAGAACAGAAAGAGAATTGTCAGTTCTGCTTATGAGGAAGCCCCCAAACTGACCTCGGGAGCGTCAAGAGCTTCCGAAGTCGGAATTCTGCTCAACGAATTCAACCGCAAACGCGGGCACATGCCCATACGTACCCTGATGAAAAAGGCGGGCAGCCTTGTACAGAAAATAAAGCCCTGCTTTTTGATGAGCCCACTTTCCATTGCCCAGTACCTGGATCCGAGGAATACAAGGTTTGATGTGATTATCTTTGATGAGGCAAGCCAGGTCAGGCCTGAAGACGCTGTAGGCGCACTCCTGCGCGGAAAACAGGTAGTTGTGATGGGAGACTCAAAACAGCTTCCTCCTACCGACTTTTTCGATACTGTTGTCGATTCTCCTGAAAGTGAGCCTGATGACTATGCTTCCGCAGGGGACATGGAAAGCATCCTGAATGTCTGCAAACGCAGCTTCCCGGTAAAGACCCTGCGCTGGCACTACAGGAGCAGGCATGAGTCCTTGATTGCGATTTCAAACCAGGAGTTTTACGACAACCGTCTCTATGTTTACCCCTCTCCCATGCAAAAAGATGAAAGCCTGGGGTTAAAGTTCGTCCACCTTCCTGATGCGGCTTATGACAGGGGCAAGAGCGGAGTCAACAGGATTGAGGCGAGAGCCGTTGCCAGAGCTGTATTCGAACATTTCCAGAACTATCCCGGAAAAAGCCTTGGGATCGGCACTTTCAACATTAAACAGCAGGAAGCTATCCTGGATGAGATCGAAGCCCTCCAGAAAGCAAACCCGGGCGTTGACCTTAACTCCGGAAATGACAGAGGGGAACACTTCTTCGTAAAGAACCTCGAAACCATTCAGGGAGACGAAAGGGACGTCATTCTGCTGAGTGTGGGCTTCGGTTTTGATAATAACGGACGGCTTTCCCTGAATTTCGGCCCCCTCAACAGAGAAGGAGGGGAAAGGCGTCTGAATGTGCTTATCACAAGGGCAAGGGAAAAATGCGTTGTCTTTGCTAACTTTACTTCAAGAGACCTGTCCCTTGACGAAAACTCCTCTTTCGGGCTCAGAGCCCTCAAAGTCTTCCTTGAGTTTGCCGAGAGCGGCACGCTTCCGGCTCCGTCATGCGGCAGGCAGGAGCTTGATTCTCCTTTCGAAGAAGCGGTCGCCGATTTTCTGACGGAAAACGGATGTGAGGTACATCGGCAGATCGGATGTGCCGGCTACAGACTCGACCTTGCAATCCCTGACCCCCGCCACGCAGGTAGGTACGTTCTGGGAATTGAGTGCGATGGGGCAAGCTACCATTCTTCTCCTGTTGCAAGGGACCGTGACCGCCTGCGCCAGCAGGTCCTCGAAGGGCTGGGCTGGAAAATCTACAGGGTCTGGTCTACGGACTGGTACCTCCATCCGAAAGATTGCAGGGAAAAACTGCTTGAAACCGTAAAGGCAGCTGTTAAACAGGCAAAATTGCAGGCAAAATCCGAACCTGAACCCGAAGTTGTGATAATAAACGAACCTTCTGCCTGGGCAAAATCCGCCGGAGCTTATGAAATTGCCCGACCTGCTGAGGTAAATGCCGTTCCTGCGGCAAGCCTGCTCTCCCCTCTGGAAAACAAAGCCTTTAACGCGCCTGACTTAAATTCTTTTGAAGCGGCGTCCCCTGAAAAAGTTCCCAGTCAGGTAGAATTCCTGTCGGAAAATTCCCCTGAAAAAGGTTTCCTTATAGAGGACACTTCCGGAAAGGTTAATCTTGAAACGGATACCCCTGAAACGGATACCCCTGAAACGGATACCCCTGAAACGGATACCTCTGAAACGGATACCCCTGAAATGAAATCTTCCTCATCGATTTTTTATGATACGGAATTTGCAGAGGAAATCAAAAGAGTATCTGAAGAAGCAGATAGAGGGAAACTTGAAACCGAAGATGAACTGGATGATGAACAGGGCGATGAACCGGACGTTGAAGTGGAATATGAAAATGATACTGAAGCTGAAGATTCTTTTACGGATGCCTTCTCCTCGCTGGGAGACGGGCTTTTCCCCAATTCAGGTCCGGATTTAATTCCTGAGATGACTTCAAAAGTTCGGTATCTGGCTACACTCGCTAACGAAAACTCCAGAAAGAAACCTGTCCGAAGATCAAGAAAATCGACTCTCCTTAAATTCAGTGTTGATCCACATTCGGATTTCGAAACGGATACGAAAGAAGAAGCTGATCTCATCCCCGAACCCGAACCTGAGAAGGTAAATTTCTTCCAGGCTTACCCCGAGATTGATTTCAGTGCAGGTCCGGAAAAGAAGAAAAAAAGCAGAAAAATTGTAACTATTCAGCCATACCTTTAGTAAAAGCAATTTTTCCTCTTTCCGAGGAAAAATTGCATATAAAATAACTCTCTTTTTCAACATCATGCTTACACGTGAAGAAATCCTTGTAACCTATGAAGCTGGTCCTGAAGCAGTTATTGTTGAAATCCAAGGATATGAAGCTATCATGGAGAAACAAGCTTCTCATATTTCTGAACTTGAAGAACGTGTAAGAGTTTTAGAGGCTCGTTTGAATCAAAACAGCCAAAATAGCAGTAAACCTCCTTCTACTGATGTTTTTTGTAATGAGAAACCTAAACCTAAGGGTCGCCACACAAGTAGTGGCAAAAAAGCTGGTGGCCAAAAAGGTCATCCTGGAAAGACTTTTGAAATGGTTGAAAACCCTGATTAGGTCATAGTCCATTCACCGGACTGCTGCGAAAATTGTGGTCATCATCTTGAAGATACTGAAGTTGATGACTATGAACGCAGACAAGAAGCTGAAATTCCTCCTGCAAAAATCATATTTACTGAACATCGTTGTGAAATCAAGAAGTGTCCTCACTGTGGGAAAGTTAACAAAGGCTCTTTTCCAGAGTCTATAAAATTCCCAATTCAATATGGTCCTCGTCTTTTAGCCTCAATTCTGTATTTTAGGAACTATCAATTGATTCCTTATGAAAGGACTTGTGATTTAGTAGAGGATGTATACGGTATACGTATCAGCCCAGCTACCATAAAAAGAGCAGAAAAGAAATGTTTCCAGAACCTGAAACCTTTTGAAAAAGCTGTTATGGAACATCTATTAGCTTCCTATTCTGCACATTGTGATGAGACAGGAATGAGAATTTTAGGGACAAAATGGTGGCTTCATGTAGTATCAAATAGTCTATGGACCTACTATTTCGCACACCCAAAAAGAGGGACAGAAGCAATGGATGCTCTGGGATTTCTTCCGCAATACAAGGGAGTAGCAGTTCATGATGGGCTTGCTTCATACAACAAGTATGGATGTGAACATGCTCTGTGCAACGCTCATCTTAAAAGGGAACTTACTGGGATTGAAGAGAATTTTAAACAGCAATGGGCTAAAGAGATTAATGAACTCCTCAGTGAGATGAAAAAGTATACTGATGAATGCAGAGAGATGGAAATTCCAATAGATCCAGAAAAAGTTCGGGAATTCGAGGAAGTATACGATGCAATAATTCAAGACGGAATCGAGGAAAATCCACCACCTGAGCCCTCAAAAGATCAGGTGAAAAAGAGAGGAAGACCAGCACAAACAAAAGCAAAGAATCTCCTTGATAGGTTCATAATACACAAAGAACCGATTCTGAGATTCCTCAATAACCTGAGAGTTTCGTTTGATAACAATCAAGCAGAGCGAGACATCAGAATGATGAAGCTACAACAGAAAATTTCGGGAACTTTCCGAAGCATAGAAGGAGCGGTAGCTTTCTGCAGAATTAGGGCATACATATCCTCAATTAAAAAGAATGGCATGAATGTAATGGATGCTATTCTAGCGGCGCTCAATGGAGCGCCGCTATTATCCTGATAATTGCAGCACTTTGCTGAAAAAACGTCTTTTTATCAGTGGCTGAATAGTTACAAAATAAAATAAAAAAACTTTAGTAAATTTGTTTACTCTTAATACCCCGACGCACAGTGAATATCAAAAAAGAGAGCATAATAAAGCAAACGACCCCGATGAAGACGGTAGACCAGAAAGCTACATCCGCAGGAATGTAACTAAGAGATCCAAAGTCTTCAAACAATGTCGACATATTATAACATATATACTCACACGTGATAAACCTATCTTACCACCTTAGAAAAGAAAAAGAAAGACGAAAGAGTTCATTGAAGCAGATCAAAAGACATTGAAGCAGATCAAAAGATAAAAATAAGCTGCTTCCAGTGAATCCGGAAACAAAAATCAGAGCGGAAGTTCAGGTGAAATCACATAAAGGAGGATTGTGTTCAAAATATTTAAGTATGTTTCCGCCATTTATCTTAAGGGGCAGCAACATGTTGGATCAACAAAAAGAAATTGAGTGCGAATTATTTGAAATATATAATAAAAATCTGGATCAATTTTTTTCACTAATAAAATTTATGTTTGTAATATTTGGATTTTATGCTATAACATTCTCTAACGTATACGGTAAACTCAATATACACACATTAGATAACGTACCAATTATTTCAATTTATTCTCTTCTTGCGTGTTTACTATTCATCGGCATAGCACTTATTGTTCCGTTTTCACAGCTGGTGCTCCCAAAGGAACGCAAGTTCAAACAAAGAGAGAGCTCGATTCAATTTCGAGAGGAAGACGAACTTAAAATACACAATAAAAAATTGTTTTTAATAACTCTAAAACAAGAAAATTATTACATAAGTTCATTTTTGCTGGTTTTGCTTTCTCTTATTTTCTTCTGTGGTCATTTTGCACCATTTGCAATTTGTGTTT
The Methanosarcina sp. WWM596 DNA segment above includes these coding regions:
- a CDS encoding DUF4011 domain-containing protein; its protein translation is MVDIVKELETLRQNLLDLSLRNNLLNYRPSPRRTISITGRTPEEVFDLFVLQEKSMKFRAAKTRPKKGRKAKNGEEGEDDGVKNESKLLKTIGKILVSEERNKPQTSRFEPFLETPDDSETLDRKLFYVYNQANSIFEEQGYPVLYLAMGFLQWSEIKSSVKNPRAPLVLVPVELKRMGKGRNFSIQWTGDEIFTSITLQAKMKEFGIEVPEFEMPEDASGIQEYFRTVLGAIRDKTDWKIIPEVCLDLFNFRKFVMYKDLDPATWPEDMSPAEHPLIQKVFNPEEPECEIQGFREEEVDLKLSAKDTYHIMDADSSQIAVVEDVKAGKNLVVEGPPGTGKSQTIANTIAELLAQGKSVLFVSEKMAALQVVKSRLDNAGLGELCLEVHSHQTRKKAVLEELEKALNRAAPPAISAERDLNELEKLKKELNGYAETLREPAGKIYPSLYALYGVKEKTRIYFESKGLKMPHFKFQGPDTWEPGAWMETESVLEKMGQVLPALGPVRKNPWYGCEPGLVLPSDLGEIGSVADECASDFENLEKTIKTLNDLSATSKPQTLKDIANITEAAKLIGKSKPLPEKLLKNPVWDSEASISDAEALVSKIRQYRELKTFVDRTFHLSVFDLDPSEFKSVSGKFFGILSSRYRKLKKEISACYNSAVPSKDSQILLDLACVSELKARMQELEGAEMPGKKFFGEYWKGLESDPVLLEEYCRWMAPFRRYVREGTLTERSVRLVGGGVDATALESAINEVLTAKQVFLSSLENFGPLIGADFGKMFGSDLEAVKLNQLKSRVNRWKDETSSLVFWSQYLGYRQACLETLASPMMEDLEAGKIEPENLVPTFEGNYAESMLHRAFRERPELSAFIRELHESKISKFTELDKKVLLENRKRIVSSAYEEAPKLTSGASRASEVGILLNEFNRKRGHMPIRTLMKKAGSLVQKIKPCFLMSPLSIAQYLDPRNTRFDVIIFDEASQVRPEDAVGALLRGKQVVVMGDSKQLPPTDFFDTVVDSPESEPDDYASAGDMESILNVCKRSFPVKTLRWHYRSRHESLIAISNQEFYDNRLYVYPSPMQKDESLGLKFVHLPDAAYDRGKSGVNRIEARAVARAVFEHFQNYPGKSLGIGTFNIKQQEAILDEIEALQKANPGVDLNSGNDRGEHFFVKNLETIQGDERDVILLSVGFGFDNNGRLSLNFGPLNREGGERRLNVLITRAREKCVVFANFTSRDLSLDENSSFGLRALKVFLEFAESGTLPAPSCGRQELDSPFEEAVADFLTENGCEVHRQIGCAGYRLDLAIPDPRHAGRYVLGIECDGASYHSSPVARDRDRLRQQVLEGLGWKIYRVWSTDWYLHPKDCREKLLETVKAAVKQAKLQAKSEPEPEVVIINEPSAWAKSAGAYEIARPAEVNAVPAASLLSPLENKAFNAPDLNSFEAASPEKVPSQVEFLSENSPEKGFLIEDTSGKVNLETDTPETDTPETDTPETDTSETDTPEMKSSSSIFYDTEFAEEIKRVSEEADRGKLETEDELDDEQGDEPDVEVEYENDTEAEDSFTDAFSSLGDGLFPNSGPDLIPEMTSKVRYLATLANENSRKKPVRRSRKSTLLKFSVDPHSDFETDTKEEADLIPEPEPEKVNFFQAYPEIDFSAGPEKKKKSRKIVTIQPYL